The stretch of DNA AAGAAGCGCGCTGAGGAGGCCCTGGACAAGGAGCGCGCTGCTGGGGACCAGATTGCCTCGTGGCTCCACCCCGACGCGCGCGACATGGGGCATGACGACATGGCAGCCTTCGCCGCCGCGCTCTTGCAGGTCCAGGCCGCCGTCTCCGGACGCGCCAACCAGGTTCTCGTCGAGGCCTTTCGCGTCGACATCAGCCGTATGCTCCAGgtgcccccgccgccgccccctccgcTCCAGCTCTTCGGTGCCAGCACCTTTGAGTTcggtagcagcagcagcagcgccaACGCCGGGATGGAGATGCCACCGCCGCCTGACTTCCCCGCAGTGATGGGGATGCAGCAGTTGGTTATGGAGATGCCACCGCAGCCAGGGTTCGAGGGAGGGATGAAGATGATGCCGCTGCAGGAGTTCGTCGCCGGGATGCAGATGGTGCAGCAGCAGGGGCTCGGGCCGAACGCCGACTTCCCCTACTGAGGAGAAGAAAGACACCAGACAGAGTCCGATCGAGTCGGAGTCTCAGTTACTATAATCCAAATAAATCGTGCAAGATCCATGTAAGATCCATCTACGTGGGTCCAAGATCTATGCATTAGTTGTTTCAATCAATTATATTTATGGCATTGTAATCTTTTTTGTATCGGCAGTACAATGGCTGGAAATTCATGAATGAAATACTATTAGGGTCCGAataactgccacacgtgtggcatgGACGGGAACCCACCCGCACGCCTCGTGTGGCATGAACGGGAACCGGCCCGCACTACCACGTCCGCGGCACAAAAGCACGGCCCGCACGTCCGGTGTGTGGCAACCCCGCCCCATTGCCCCGTCCGGGCCGGATGACCCGCTGCCCGCACGACCCAGCCGTTTCCGGCCTCTGATCCATCCCCTCTCTCGTTTGCCGCCATCGTGCCCCACCTCTCGAACCCCGACCTCCGTCGCCGGCCATCTCTGGTTGCCATGGCAACCAGGGCAGATCCGTAGGGCGCTCCCACCGCAAACCACACCCCAGCCCTCCCCACCCCCAGCCCCCCACTCCAACCCAGCCCTCCAGAGACGATCATCTAAAACCAGGTGAAATCTCCCGATCTCATTCTTCTCATCCTTAAGGCTGAAAATCTCCCGATCTTGTACTGGGTCCATGCTATAGGGGTAGAACACTGCATGGTTCAGTGTATATTCGCAATTGCCAGGCCGAATACACCAGATCTGCCATGTACTACGTTTGAGATTAACTTAAGTTCATAGTTTAATTGACGCAAGTAATTGGGTATGAAATGGATGAGTAGGAATCCCTAAAAAAGGGCAGGAAGGACAATTTTTGGAATGAAGGGGGTGGGAAAAATTAATTGCCACTTGTGTATAATGACAGTTGCCACCTTTCGTTGTCAGTAGCTGCCACCTATTTTGACCTGTTGCTTGCCATGCCTATCTTCTATGTGCAAGCAGCAAAAGAATACAATCCTCGTGGATTGTTGATGCCTTCTTGTTCATCCAGTGATTGAGAACACATCGGAAAGAAGCGAGACACGGAAAGAATGAATCACGAAGATGGCGCTGATGCTTGGGGTTCTCAAAGGCCAGAAACGCCCCCTTGGAATGCATCAGAGTACAGTCAACTCATCTCTGCAGGGCCGTTGCTGCCACTACTAGAACAGTATGCAGGCGTAGGTATGATGCGTGATAACAAAAGAAGAGAACAGTTGCCATCTTCGCAACGATGAAGATGACATTCTACTTATGTCATACACTGTCATTTTTTCGCAGGTTCTTATGACCAAAACACTCATAGGGGGCCCCCGTGGCAAGTTCAGTCACAAGGCGCTAACACTGACAAATGTACGGGCAGCCAACTTCAACTAGCTAGTATGGCTAATCAAGGTAATGCAAAACGAAAAAAGAGCACATACTGCTGTGGACATGAAAAACGAACATGCAAAAAAACTGGCAAAAGGACTCACGAGTTATGACGGGTGAAAATGCAGAGCCTTCGTGCAGCACGTGGCATCGGGCAGCACCCATGTACCTGCCATCGACGTCATACACAGGTGAGTCCATAAAAAAGTGAAGTTGCGGATGCTCAATTAGCAGAAGGAGCATAGTTGACAACTACAATTGCCATGACTGGACATCTACAATTGCCATGAATTAAAAACTACACTTCTCATCCCTGGACAACTGTTGTTGCCATCCCTGGACACCTGCAGTTGCCATGGAGGaacaactgcagttgccatgccAGTGCAACTACGTTTGCCATgccatggcaactgcagttgccatgaaGGAACAACTGCGGTTGCCATACCGAtgcaactacagttgccatgccAATAAAACTGCAGTTGCCACATCAGgggcaactgcagttgccatgctAGCACAAACTGCAGTTGCCATGAATTGACCAACCACTACTATGCTTACAGGTTATTACGCTGGTGGTAACCCGGTAAACGTCCCGTGGCAAGCTACATAAATTGCAGGTGGAGCACGTCATTATGGTGTCACAGACCACACAAGATGGTCAAATGCAGCACAACAAGGTAAGGAAAAAATCTGAACCACAAAAAACAATGCTACATTTGTTATTTGTAGTTATTTGTAGGCAAAACAAATAGTTGCCATGTTTGTTGAACAGTAGCTGCCATGACTGGACAGCTACAGCTGCCATACATGCCCACGCGCAGACTCACGGCTTGTTGTTTGAAATGATGTCATGCCAAATCACTCGAAGATGGTGTGATCCGTTGTGATACACATGTTATCCAAACAAAAATCTTACTCTCGTACCTGTTTTTTCTATTACAGGGCCTACAACTACACTGAACAGCGGCGCGGGGACATCTACTGCGGGGAGCTCTGAGCGCACGGAAGACGCGTTCCACCAGCCAGCAGACAATCATGCCGCAAACAATTTCGAGTCAGAGTCGGGAATGGCAATCATTCCAGTAATGCCGACAAGCACCCCTTTGAACACAAGCACTGGCAACACTCAAGTAGATGGAACTGCCGCCGATACTGAAGTGAATGATGAAACTGACGACAACGCACAAGGGGATGAAGATGGTGGGCAATCAGAGATCGTGGTACCTCAGCCACCGTACATTGGGCAGAGATTTGAATCGGTCGAACAAGCAAAGGAATACTACCAGACATATGCAAAGTTCCATGGATTTGTGGTCAACACCGAATACCATAGGAAAATTAAGAAAACTAACGAGTACAGCAGAGGTGAGATGAGGTGCCACAAGGCACAGAGGAACAAGAAGGGGAAAGGTGTTGCGCCTGTCGTTCCGGAACGAAAGAGAGGTATCATTCTCAAGACTGAGTGCCCTGTCCGGTGTAAGCTAAATGTAGATGGAGCACAGTGAGTGGTCAATGAATATTTTGACGAGCACAACCACCAACTCAAAAAGAAGTTCGACCTGGTAAAATTTCTGACCGCCCACAGAGGGTTCACCCCCGTCGAAAGGCAATTCGTAAAGCTGCTACATGATTGTAACGTCGGTCCATCAAAATGGTACAGATACTATCTCTCATCCACAGCAAAAAGGGGACTCTGAGTAGCATGCCGTACATACCAGCTGACGTCACAAACCTACAGACCAAGTACCGTAGAGAGAGCAAGTTGGCAGACATAGAGGCCACAATCGCCTACTTCGATGAGAAAGCGAATGAAGATCCAGATTTTTTCTACAGGATAAGGTTGGACGATGAGGACCGTGTCAGGAACATGTATTGGGTGGATGGTGCTACAAGGAGAGCCTACCAACATTTCCGAGATTGCATTTCATTCGACGCGACGTACCTCACCAATATGTACAAGATGCCATGTGCTCCGTTCATAGGAATAAATAACCACAATCAGTCGTTGCAGTTCGGCTGCGGGCTCGTCCGGAACGAAGACACGGATGGGTACGTTTGACTGTTCAAGACCTTCTTGGAGTGCATGGATGGACTTGCTCCGATGAACATAATAACAGACCAAGATTTCAGCATGCGTGCAGGCATAGAGGAGGTCTTTCCATTGGCAGTGCACAGGCACTGCAGGTGGCACATTATAAAGAAGGCTGAGGAGACGCTAGGACCGTTCTTTGCTAACCGTCCAGAGCTGCACAAGGCATTCGAGCTGTGCGTGGACCACAGCTTGACGGTGGAGGAGTTTGAAAGGATCTGGATGGCCATGACTGAAAACATCAAGTCCAAGACAACGAGACTCTTGTTAGCTTGTGGGAGAAGAAAATGTACTGGGTGCCGGCCTACTTCATGCAATGCTTCTTCCCCTTTCTGCAGACTACGCAGCGCAGCGAGGGGTTCAATGCTGTTTTGAAGCGGTACGTCAGCCCTGGCAACTCATTGCTACAGTTTGCCAAACAGTACACAGCTTTGCAACAAAAAATTCTGGGATCTGAGCTACAGCAAGAAGCGACCACGGCACTAAAGCAGCCAAAATTGCTAACATATTTACCGATAGAGAGGCAAATGAGCAAGATATACACCAACAAGATCTTTAACAAGTAAGTCAGTTGCGTTACAGTCTTATTTGCAGAAAAAGCACCAAGTCAGTAGGTGCCTTATAGAGTGCaatgcagttgccatgtttaatgaaATACTGTTTGCCATGCTTACTCAGCTGCATGTTGCCATGTTCAATGAAAAttctgttttgccatgcttgcTCGGGTGCATTTTCCTTGTTGAATGAAGtgcagttgccatgtttaatgcacTGTGCTTCCATTGGCGCATGTTGGCATGCAAATGCCAATGTCAACTGGAAAAAATGTTATATTCGTGACACATATGCTGaaatgcagttgccatgtttaataaaaTGCATCTGCCATGTTTgttgaaatgcaattgccatgtttACTCAACTGTAGATGCCATGTTTAAATAAAAGGGCAGTTGCCATGTTTTATGCAATGTGCTTCCATTGGGGAATTTTGGTGTGGAAAAATGACGATGTCCAGTTGAAAATGTACTACAGTTGCCATGTCTAGTGTACTGCATTTGCCATGTCTAGGGTACTGCATTTGCCATGTTCAATGTACTATATTTGCCATGTTCAATGAACTATGTTTGCCATGTTCAAACAAAATGTATTTCTATTTCCATGACAACATAAGATGGTACAAGAAAAGAGCTCACGATAGTTTAACAGAAAACACACAAAACTTGCAGATTCCAGGAAGAAATAAAGCGTGGCAGCATGTTCACGGCTTTCCAGGTGGACGAACACACGTTCTAGGTGTGTTCTATTTTGGGCATGTCAGATTCAGAACCTAAAGACCCGGACAAAGGAAGGAACTACTTCGTCAAAGCCTCGATAGGCGAAGGCGAGTACTACTGCCAATGCTGCAAGTTCGAACGGGACGACATTGTGTGCTGTCACATACTAAAAGTAATGGACATGAACGCTGTGACACGGATGCCCCACCATTTCATAAGGCGGCGATGGACTTGGGACGCTGACGACGCGTTGGCGCCGTAGACAACACACGCAGTTCTGGCTGTGCATGACGAGAGACCTGAGTTAACCATGGAAGCCATGAGGCACGTTGTGCTGACAAAGAACTATGCTGAGCTAATTGATGAAGCATGCAAGAGTGATGAGACAGCGAGAGTCGCAGAAAAACACAGGAAGGCACTGAAAAGAGAGCTTGATGAGATCAAGAAGAGGAAAGCTGAGGAAGCCTTACACCGGTTCCCCCGCACATCAAGTGTGCCTTCATCCACGGGGCCATCATCTGAAAACTCGGAGATAGGATCTGGAACAGCAAGCACACAGACCCAGGTCAGGAACCCACCCCGTTCTATCACAAAGGGTCGTTCAAGAGAGATAAGGTACAAGTCGGGATTGGAGATCCAAGCAAAACACAAGAAAACGAAGAAAGGGGCGGGCAATCCATGAGCAAAAATTGGGGCGATTTGACATGGTCCTTGTGGACATTTTGTTTTGTACCCTAGATGAtgagaattttttttaaaaaaattgggAGAATGACTCTTGAGGGGCATCAAAAGTGGAAGGAAAATTCATTGAATGGATCAATGCAGTTGCCATGTTATGGGTACTTAATCTACCATGTTATGTGTAGTTAATCTGCCATGTTATGTGTAGTTAGTCTGCCATGCTATTTTATACTAAATATGCCATGCTATTTTATACTAAATATGCCATGATATTTTATACTAAATATGCCATGCTAGTTGTACTGGATCTGCCATTTTAGTTGTACTGGATCTGCCATGTTAGTTGTACTGTATCTGCCATGTTAATTATGCTGGATCTGCCATGTTGTTTGTACTGTATCTGCCATGTTAGCTGTACTGAAAATATGCCATGGCATTTGTAATGACTTTGCGTGGCATATATTTCCATGACAATACGACGCTGTTTAGAGACACATAGTGTGTTGTGTGCAATGTATGGGAAACAAGTTGGAAAAGGCGTAACGTGCATAAACCGTAGCAAAGGTTGTGGCTACATGATCAACCTACCCATGCTAGCCGGTGCAGTTAGCgatgaaaaagaagaagcaaaacaGCCAAAATGAAAAATGACAATGACTTTCACTACCCATGTCTGATGAACTACATTTGCCATCTTTTTTAAAACATCGTAGACGCATTCGAAACAGCAAACCGATGCTAGAAACGATGAAACCATTGTAATAATGATAAATATAAAAACATATCTGCTCTAACGCCTAAAATAGGTTCACGTCCACACATATATTACAGAAACTATTCAAATGCCGCTCACACATCACCACTACATAGTAGGCTACGCGGGGTTGCAGTCATAACATAGCACACAAACATAGTTTTCGACGAGAACAAAGAGATAGTACCTTACATTCCTCGGCAACAGAATGTAAGGTATGAGTCCAGTGTGTAACGCCACGTGATCACTTGTACTTCTTGATGACTTTCTTGACAGCTTCCTCCATGAACTCGCGTGCTCCGGACCGCTTGTTGCAATCTTCATTCGTCAACCAGTTCCATGTGTAGATTTTCTGGAGCTCAACGACCGTTGCAGCTGTGATAGGGGGGACAATTCTGCCTTCCCACTTTGCAAAGTATTCCAGCGCGTGAAAGCCACAGTCCGTCCTGCACTTGGAAAAGAGTCAGGTGAACACGCAAAAAGGACAGACGTAACAGAGATAGACTTCAATTCAGATGTGACAACAAAAGAGGGGTTGGATTGATGTAAATGGCACATGAAGGAAGGAGGAAATTACGTGTTCCCTTGCTTCGCAGTCGCCACATACTCAGTCGGGAAATGCCTGATCTAGACCTTTGAATGTTCATAGTGACGGTTCCATGTCTCTTTGAGGTTGTTAATGAAGAATTCGGCATGCGTAGTAAGGTCTGCATCAGCTTCCGAATGGATTGAATCAAGCACCTCAAAACTTTGGTTCTTCAGGTCAAGACAGATCGCATAGTGGTGACCACACTTGTCGTGTGGGTCATGTGGTGCAAGCTCCTGGAACATGGGGAACATGACATGCATTTAAAAAGTGAAGAAATGAGAAGCAGAGTTCACATAAAGAACAACAGAGGGACAAAAAAATTAGAATCACGTAGAATGTTTGGTTATGGGTGGGGGTAGTTGAAAGAAAGTTGCCGTCCATGTATGAACAAAATGTGCCGTGTATTTTACTATCAAGTTGACACATAGTTTGCACGGGATGCAAAAATCAAGAAGTCAGTGTGCACGGCAGCTGTTGCCACATGAAAACATCTGCCACATAAACACAAGTGCAGATGATGGCAAAAAACCACACCATGTGAAAAAACATTGCAGACAGGGAAGGAGTACTCACATATTTCTTCAGTGTGAGCTTGAATTCACCGTGTTGAGCAAAATTCTTCCTCAGGATTTTGTGGTGGAAGTCACCATCCCATATTTTGCAGGTCACACTGTAATGCATGATTATCTTGTCGGCACACACATCGGTGTGATTGTTGATGTAGTCGACCCCGCATGCAACTACATTCGTCGACATTTTACCGTTTGGCCTCACGGACTCGGCAAGATCACCCAGCTCGACGTACGTCGCTCCGCATTGAATGACTTTGGTTCTGTCCAAACATAAGCTGTATGAAAACGATATGACATGGAAGAATCATGCCTACTAAGTAAAAAAATATATGAAAGAACTAAAACGTAAGCGGATCGTGTATAGAAAGTACGAAGAAGATGAATGGTAAAAAAGGAGCAAAGCAAAATGAGAGATTATGGGGTGTGGTCATTTACCCTTTCAGCTCCTTCATGTGCTTGCTGCTGGCCCTCGCATTTCCAAACCGCTTGACGATATCGTACAGTTGGGTCTGTTCCTTATTGGCCCTGAATTCGGGCTCGTAGTATTCCACGGGAGGTGGGTGAACTACCCTCTGCTGCCTCACAGAACCAGGAGTGACACTCCTAATGGTATCCTCAGATACCATATCTGCAGGCACGTTGGAACTTGATTGCCCTTGCCCTCGTGAGGACCTCATCTGCAATGCTGCCTCCTCAATCATGCAGTAAGCTTCGTCAAGTGACGGTGAAATCTCCTCAGGGGTGGCTGCAATGATAAAAAAACAATGGGTTAGGATACCTAGAAAATCAAAAACAGATGGATTGTGAGAAGATAGGGTGCATGATGTGAGATGTAGATAGAAAAAGTGGGGCAGTTGTCATGTGTGGTCCAACTACAGTCGCCATGTCATAGCAACTACAATTGCCATGTAGTTGCACTGTAGTTTCCATCTAGTTGGACTGTAGTTGCCATGTCACagcaactacagttgccatgttgTGTCAACTCCACTTGCCATGTGATTGCCGTATGAAAAAATGCAGCATGGAAACAAAAAATGCAGGTGACATGGTGTGGCAAATCCAGTTGCCATGTGTAATGCACTGTATTTGCCATGTGACagcaactacagttgccatgttgAATCAACTTCAGTTGCCACGTTGTTGCCCAAATGTCAAATGCAGCATGGCAGCAAAAAAAATGTAGGTGACATGGTGCATCAAATCTAGTTGCCATGCCATCACATGTCAGTTGCCATCACAAGTGAGAACCCCCAAAAAATATGATTGGGACAAAAATCAAACTACAAAGATGTATACAAGAAAAAACATAAGGACATGACAAGTGTACCTTGCA from Triticum urartu cultivar G1812 chromosome 3, Tu2.1, whole genome shotgun sequence encodes:
- the LOC125549406 gene encoding agamous-like MADS-box protein AGL29, whose product is MAPKRKGGNGRKKTVLLPIVKEDARYVCFSKRKRGLFSKASALSLLTGAQVAAVVFSPSGKVFFFAHPSVDAVVNRFMAGDAALVKAAAADNGLQTLQLQHGEMRSELADQKKRKKRAEEALDKERAAGDQIASWLHPDARDMGHDDMAAFAAALLQVQAAVSGRANQVLVEAFRVDISRMLQVPPPPPPPLQLFGASTFEFGSSSSSANAGMEMPPPPDFPAVMGMQQLVMEMPPQPGFEGGMKMMPLQEFVAGMQMVQQQGLGPNADFPY